A segment of the Fusobacterium ulcerans genome:
ACGATCATCCATAGGGAAAATTTCATCATTAAGCATTCCAAGATATCCTCTTTGAATCCCATATACTTTTATCCCTTTGCTCATTGCTATTTTAGCCGCAGATCTGATAGCAGCATTCATTCCTGGAGAATCTCCACCGCTTGTCAATATTGCTATTTTTTTCATTATCTATCAATCTCCTTTAAATCTCAGTCCCAATAAAAGAACCCATCTTTCTAAACTTATTATATCTATTTTCTACTAGTTCTTCCACTGATATTTTTTCTAATTCAGAAAATGATGATAAAATGATATTTTTTAGGTTAAGAGCTATACATTTATGATCTCTGTGAGCTCCTCCTAAAGGTTCTTCTATGATACCATCAATAACTCCAAGTTTGAATAAGCTTTGGGCAGATATTTTTAAACTCTCTGCTGCTTCTTCAGCTCTTGAAGCATCTTTATATAATATTGCTGCACATCCTTCTGGAGAAATAACTGAGTATACAGAGTTTTCTAGCATGAATATTTTGTCAGAAACTCCAAGTCCAAGAGCTCCCCCACTTCCACCTTCTCCAATAACTACAGAAATAACAGGAACTTTAAGTCCACTCATCTCCATAAGATTTCTGGCAATGGCTTCTCCCTGTCCATGTTCTTCAGCTTCCAATCCTGGATATGCTCCTGGAGTATCTATAAACGTAAGAATAGGAATCGAGAATCTTTCAGCCATTTTAAAAAGTCTTAACGCCTTTCTATAGCCTTCTGGATTAGCCATTCCAAAATTTCTGTATATTTTTTCATCAGTTGTTCTTCCTTTTTGATGTCCAACTATCAGTACTTTTTTTCCATCAATTTTACAGAATCCTCCAACTATAGCAGGATCATCTTTAAATAATCTGTCTCCATGAAGTTCAAGAAAATCTGTAGTCATATTTTCAATATAATCTAATGTATATGGTCTTTCAGGATGTCTTGCTACAAAGACCTTATCCCATGAACTTAGATTTTTATATATTGTCTTTAATTTTTCATTTCTAGCTGTTTTAAATTTTTCTATCTCTCCAGATAAATCTATACCTTTTTCTTCGGAAAATTTTTGTAATTCCTCTATTTTTTTCTCAATTTCAATTATTTCTTTTTCAAATTCAAATTCCATTTTTCCCTCCTACCTAAGTTTATATTAAATTACTTAGAATAGTATGTAATGTATTTTTCATGTCTTCCCTCTTAGTTATTACATCAACCATTCCGCTTTTTTGTAAAAATTCACTTGTTTGAAACTCATCAGGAAGTTTTTGTTTGATAGTTTGTTCTATAACTCTTTTTCCTGCAAATCCGATCATAGCTTTAGGTTCACTTACTATTATATCTCCAAGCATAGCAAAAGAAGCTGTTACTCCCCCAGTAGTAGGGTTTACAGGAACAGCTATAAAAGGTACTCCAGCCATTCTCAATTTTTCAGCAGCAGCAGAAGTTTTTGCCATCTGCATTAAAGATAATATTCCTTCATGCATTCTTGCTCCACCAGATGTAGCAACAACAATTACAGGAATTCTTTCTTTTAGTCCTCTTTCCATAGCTCTTGTAATTTTTTCTCCAACTACAGAACCCATACTTCCACCCATGAATTTAAAATCCATAGCTGCAATACTTACTCTTATTCCAGAAAGATCCCCAGTTCCAGATATAGCTCCTTCTCTCATATCACATTCATTTCTGGCTTTTCTATTTTTTTCCTCATATCCTGGGAAATTAAGAGGATTTACAGATTCAAGATCTGAATCTTCCTCTTTGAAAGTTCCTTCATCTATTAATAGAGATATTCTTTCTCTTGCTGTCATCTCAAAATAATAATCACAATGACTGCATTTTTTCAAATTTCCTTCTATGTCAACTTTATATAATATTTCCTGACAATGAGGGCATTTTACCCACAAACCTGTTGACTTGTTATCTATATGCTTTGTATCCTTCTGTTCTACTTGATCTTCTGTACTTTCTACTGTTAAAGTTACATATTTTTTTCTGCTTTTATTTAATGAAAAATTCTT
Coding sequences within it:
- a CDS encoding acetyl-CoA carboxylase carboxyltransferase subunit alpha; its protein translation is MEFEFEKEIIEIEKKIEELQKFSEEKGIDLSGEIEKFKTARNEKLKTIYKNLSSWDKVFVARHPERPYTLDYIENMTTDFLELHGDRLFKDDPAIVGGFCKIDGKKVLIVGHQKGRTTDEKIYRNFGMANPEGYRKALRLFKMAERFSIPILTFIDTPGAYPGLEAEEHGQGEAIARNLMEMSGLKVPVISVVIGEGGSGGALGLGVSDKIFMLENSVYSVISPEGCAAILYKDASRAEEAAESLKISAQSLFKLGVIDGIIEEPLGGAHRDHKCIALNLKNIILSSFSELEKISVEELVENRYNKFRKMGSFIGTEI
- the accD gene encoding acetyl-CoA carboxylase, carboxyltransferase subunit beta yields the protein MGFFSLNKKNFSLNKSRKKYVTLTVESTEDQVEQKDTKHIDNKSTGLWVKCPHCQEILYKVDIEGNLKKCSHCDYYFEMTARERISLLIDEGTFKEEDSDLESVNPLNFPGYEEKNRKARNECDMREGAISGTGDLSGIRVSIAAMDFKFMGGSMGSVVGEKITRAMERGLKERIPVIVVATSGGARMHEGILSLMQMAKTSAAAEKLRMAGVPFIAVPVNPTTGGVTASFAMLGDIIVSEPKAMIGFAGKRVIEQTIKQKLPDEFQTSEFLQKSGMVDVITKREDMKNTLHTILSNLI